The following coding sequences lie in one Phragmites australis chromosome 8, lpPhrAust1.1, whole genome shotgun sequence genomic window:
- the LOC133926609 gene encoding tRNA threonylcarbamoyladenosine dehydratase-like isoform X1 yields MGERAKEWLLVAGAGAAVGALSAAAFMSFLSRSKGREGYVRDLLESNGAMSGSSRSGGHLGVVGSSDLLSDEVVSEQLTRNIQFFGLDSQKKVTESYVVIIGLGGVGSHAASMLLRSGVGRLLLVDFDQVSLSSLNRHAVATRDDVGTPKAFCLKKHFSMIYPECQIEARVQLYDSSSEEEILSGQPDFVLDCIDNIDTKVALLAACTRRGLRVLSAMGAGARADPTRIRIADLRESSNDPLSRSVRYRLKKDHGIEGGVPVVFSLEKPKAKLLPFQASKEEETPSDYQIVPGFRVRIIPVLGTIPAIFGQVMASYVVTQLAKFDFQTEPIVNLDLDHYRVLHQRLLEHEELIYGTAEQVLVDAEEVMYVVKELWRGRSARDQSMKDTGRKMWRAVNELMLVRWDKSMPAGVSNLILLKFSEADAHESTTLDRIKEEEPEFHSMVLRVLKRAETEFAL; encoded by the exons ATGGGGGAGCGGGCGAAGGAGTGGCTcctcgtcgccggcgccggcgcggccgtcGGAGCTCTCTCCGCAGCCGCCTTCATGAGCTTCCTCTCGAG ATCCAAGGGGAGAGAGGGGTACGTGCGGGACCTGCTGGAATCGAATGGCGCGATGAGTG GCAGCTCCCGATCAGGTGGGCACCTGGGTGTTGTTGGTAGCTCAGATCTTCTCTCTGATGAAGTGGTCTCTGAACAGCTTACAAG GAATATACAATTTTTTGGTCTAGACTCTCAGAAGAAAGTGACTGAATCTTATGTCGTGATCATCGGTCTTGGAGGGGTTGGCAGTCATGCCGCTTCGATGCTCCTAAGATCTGGGGTTGGCAGGTTGCTCCTTGTGGATTTTGATCAG GTCTCACTCTCGTCACTAAATCGACATGCTGTGGCAACCAGAGATGATGTCGGAACTCCAAAAGCGTTCTGCCTCAAGAAGCATTTTTCGATGATATATCCAGAGTGCCAAATAGAAGCAAGAGTGCAATTGTATGATTCATCGTCTGAGGAGGAAATTCTTTCTGGACAGCCTGATTTTGTTCTTGATTGCATAGATAACATTGATACTAAG GTGGCACTCCTTGCGGCTTGCACGCGTAGAGGTTTGAGGGTACTTTCTGCAATGGGGGCTGGAGCTCGAGCTGACCCGACCCGAATTCGTATTGCAGATTTGAGAGAATCAAGCAATGATCCTCTCTCTCGCTCG GTGCGGTATCGGCTTAAGAAGGATCATGGAATTGAGGGTGGAGTACCAGTAGTTTTTTCATTGGAGAAGCCAAAGGCAAAGCTACTTCCCTTTCAAGCTtcaaaagaagaggaaactcCATCAGATTACCAG ATTGTGCCAGGATTCAGGGTTCGCATTATCCCAGTCCTGGGAACCATTCCTGCTATCTTTGGTCAAGTTATGGCCTCCTATGTGGTTACTCAGCTTGCTAAATTTGATTTCCAAACTGAGCCTATTGTTAACCTAGATTTGGATCATTACCGTGTCCTACATCAGCGTCTTCTTGAGCATGAGGAGCTCATATATGGGACAGCCGAGCAAGTTCTG GTGGATGCTGAGGAGGTAATGTACGTTGTCAAAGAATTGTGGCGTGGTCGAAGTGCTAGAGACCAAAGTATGAAGGACACTGGTCGAAAAATGTGGAGAGCTGTCAATGAACTAATGCTCGTTCG GTGGGACAAATCAATGCCTGCTGGTGTGTCAAACTTAATACTCCTCAAGTTTAGTGAG GCTGATGCGCATGAATCCACCACACTCGATCggataaaagaagaagaaccgGAATTTCACTCTATGGTTTTGCGTGTCCTGAAACGAGCTGAAACGGAGTTTGCTTTATGA
- the LOC133926609 gene encoding tRNA threonylcarbamoyladenosine dehydratase-like isoform X2: protein MLLRSGVGRLLLVDFDQVSLSSLNRHAVATRDDVGTPKAFCLKKHFSMIYPECQIEARVQLYDSSSEEEILSGQPDFVLDCIDNIDTKVALLAACTRRGLRVLSAMGAGARADPTRIRIADLRESSNDPLSRSVRYRLKKDHGIEGGVPVVFSLEKPKAKLLPFQASKEEETPSDYQIVPGFRVRIIPVLGTIPAIFGQVMASYVVTQLAKFDFQTEPIVNLDLDHYRVLHQRLLEHEELIYGTAEQVLVDAEEVMYVVKELWRGRSARDQSMKDTGRKMWRAVNELMLVRWDKSMPAGVSNLILLKFSEADAHESTTLDRIKEEEPEFHSMVLRVLKRAETEFAL, encoded by the exons ATGCTCCTAAGATCTGGGGTTGGCAGGTTGCTCCTTGTGGATTTTGATCAG GTCTCACTCTCGTCACTAAATCGACATGCTGTGGCAACCAGAGATGATGTCGGAACTCCAAAAGCGTTCTGCCTCAAGAAGCATTTTTCGATGATATATCCAGAGTGCCAAATAGAAGCAAGAGTGCAATTGTATGATTCATCGTCTGAGGAGGAAATTCTTTCTGGACAGCCTGATTTTGTTCTTGATTGCATAGATAACATTGATACTAAG GTGGCACTCCTTGCGGCTTGCACGCGTAGAGGTTTGAGGGTACTTTCTGCAATGGGGGCTGGAGCTCGAGCTGACCCGACCCGAATTCGTATTGCAGATTTGAGAGAATCAAGCAATGATCCTCTCTCTCGCTCG GTGCGGTATCGGCTTAAGAAGGATCATGGAATTGAGGGTGGAGTACCAGTAGTTTTTTCATTGGAGAAGCCAAAGGCAAAGCTACTTCCCTTTCAAGCTtcaaaagaagaggaaactcCATCAGATTACCAG ATTGTGCCAGGATTCAGGGTTCGCATTATCCCAGTCCTGGGAACCATTCCTGCTATCTTTGGTCAAGTTATGGCCTCCTATGTGGTTACTCAGCTTGCTAAATTTGATTTCCAAACTGAGCCTATTGTTAACCTAGATTTGGATCATTACCGTGTCCTACATCAGCGTCTTCTTGAGCATGAGGAGCTCATATATGGGACAGCCGAGCAAGTTCTG GTGGATGCTGAGGAGGTAATGTACGTTGTCAAAGAATTGTGGCGTGGTCGAAGTGCTAGAGACCAAAGTATGAAGGACACTGGTCGAAAAATGTGGAGAGCTGTCAATGAACTAATGCTCGTTCG GTGGGACAAATCAATGCCTGCTGGTGTGTCAAACTTAATACTCCTCAAGTTTAGTGAG GCTGATGCGCATGAATCCACCACACTCGATCggataaaagaagaagaaccgGAATTTCACTCTATGGTTTTGCGTGTCCTGAAACGAGCTGAAACGGAGTTTGCTTTATGA